In Vibrio gangliei, a single window of DNA contains:
- the glnL gene encoding nitrogen regulation protein NR(II) yields MMTHSSFNTNELSTTILGNMVTATLLLDEKLTIHYANPAAEQLFSQSAKRLIHIPLAQLIQHASMDLALFTQPLQSGQSITDSDVTFVINGKPMLLEVTASPLSVKSDNKTQLMLLVEVRKIDYQRRLSQELNQHAQQQAAKLLVRGLAHEIKNPLGGLRGAAQLLGRMLPDPSLNEYTQIIIEQADRLRALVDRLLGPQKPGKKSPVNLHEVLEKARQLVELEFGNQVIIERDYDPSMPHIVMDADQVEQAFLNITSNAAQVLAPQPNGTITIKTRTVYQANIHGQRHKLVARIEIMDNGPGIPAELQDTLFYPMVSGREGGTGLGLSISQNIIDQHNGKIDVESWPGHTVFTIYLPIQTV; encoded by the coding sequence ATGATGACCCACAGTAGCTTTAACACTAATGAACTCTCGACCACCATACTCGGAAATATGGTGACCGCGACCTTATTATTGGATGAAAAGTTAACCATTCATTATGCCAACCCAGCAGCAGAACAATTATTCTCACAAAGCGCGAAACGTCTGATTCATATTCCACTGGCACAACTGATCCAACACGCTTCAATGGATTTGGCGCTATTTACTCAACCACTACAAAGCGGGCAAAGTATCACCGACAGTGACGTGACTTTTGTTATCAATGGCAAGCCTATGTTGCTAGAAGTCACAGCCAGTCCACTTTCAGTCAAATCAGACAACAAAACTCAATTAATGCTGCTGGTCGAAGTACGTAAAATTGACTATCAACGACGCTTAAGCCAAGAGCTCAATCAACACGCTCAACAACAAGCGGCCAAATTATTAGTTCGCGGCTTGGCACACGAAATCAAAAACCCACTCGGTGGGCTGCGCGGTGCAGCGCAATTACTGGGTCGAATGTTGCCCGACCCAAGCCTGAATGAATATACCCAAATCATTATTGAGCAAGCAGACCGTCTGCGAGCCTTAGTTGACCGACTACTTGGACCACAAAAGCCAGGCAAAAAATCACCGGTCAACTTACATGAAGTGCTAGAAAAAGCGCGTCAATTGGTGGAACTTGAATTTGGAAATCAAGTGATTATCGAACGCGATTACGATCCCAGTATGCCGCACATAGTGATGGATGCCGATCAAGTCGAGCAAGCCTTTTTAAATATCACCAGTAATGCCGCTCAAGTGTTAGCCCCCCAACCTAATGGCACCATCACCATCAAGACCCGCACCGTTTACCAAGCCAACATTCACGGCCAAAGGCACAAATTAGTGGCACGCATTGAAATCATGGATAACGGCCCGGGCATACCAGCAGAACTGCAAGATACACTTTTTTATCCTATGGTCAGCGGCCGTGAAGGCGGTACGGGCTTAGGCCTTTCTATCTCACAAAATATTATCGACCAACACAACGGCAAAATTGACGTTGAAAGTTGGCCAGGGCATACAGTTTTCACCATTTATCTACCAATTCAAACCGTCTAA